The following nucleotide sequence is from Glycine max cultivar Williams 82 chromosome 9, Glycine_max_v4.0, whole genome shotgun sequence.
TTTGTGGAGGAATCATTCAAGGCTTACCGAGCTTTAGCCGAACGATATGATCACATATCAACGGAGTTGCAAAATGCCAACAACACCATTGCTTCTGTCTTTCCAGATCGTGTCCCATTTATGGATGAAGACGAAGATGATGGATCACCAAGGCCTTCAAGAAAAAAAGCAGAAGGGTTCAAAACAAATATTCCAAAGCCTCCCGTTAAAGATTTAAAAAGTGTCATAACAACAGCAGCAGCCACAAGGAGATTGCATTCCAAGAAGCCAGCTGCCACAGCAACTTCTGCTGCTCCGAAAGTTCCTAAATCTGGTTTGAGCAGAAAAGCGGCACTTGAAGAGGTTGACAAGCTGCAGAAACAGATTCTGGCTCTACAAACTGTGAAGGAGTTTGTAAAGAACTCTTATGATAATTCCGTAGCTAAGTACTGGGAAACTGATGAGCAAATCAAGGAATTGCAAGAGAGAGTTTCCATTCTGCAAGATGAGCTTGGAGAAGGTGTTGatattgaagatgatgaagctCGCCGTTTGATGGCAGAAGCTGCTCTTAAATCATGCCAAGAGGCATTGACACAGTTGCAAGAGAAGCAGGAAAAATCACTTGATGAAACCAGAATTGAATCCAAAAGGGTAAAGGATGTCAATTCCATGTTGGGCTCTCTCATGGAGGAATTCCATTATGATCAGAATAATTCTGAAAAGCCAAGGGTCCAAAgagatttaaaagaaatagcAGAAACAAAGGACTTGGAAGAGAATGCCAGATTGACTCAGAAGAAACAGGAGTTGCAATTATTAAAGGAGAACATTAAAGAGCACTTTGAGACTAGCTCCAATTCATCACTCAGTGTGGCAGAAATGGCAGAGCAGATTGATGAGCTAGTGAACAAAGTAATCAGATTGGAAACTGCAGTATCGTCCCAGAGTGTTATGGTAAAGAGATTGACAACAGATACTGATGAACTTCATGAGCAGATTCGAACTCTGGAAAATGATAAGGAAAGTCTTATCAAGGACAAAAACAAATTGAATGACCAACTGAGAAAGTTGGAAGAAAAGATGCATGGAGTACAGGATCTAAACCAAACTATTGAGGATCAGAATAGCAATCTCCAAACCCAATTCAATGAAGCACTTAGTAATCTTGATCATCTCTCAGAGAAAGTCCAAAATGTGCAGCCAGGCGAGGAGGCCAAGACCACAGATTTATCACACACACAAAAGGATTCATCAACCCAGGctgaattaaaaatcaaatctgaAGGACAAGTTCCTTTGAATCAAGACAATATGTTGTTGAATGATAAGGAGATTACAAATGGTTTGGTAGAAGATGATGCAACAGATAAGGAGCTTAAGGTTGCTGGTACTGTTGAAGATGATGCAACATCAGACAACAAGCCTGAGGTCACTGGCTCACCATCTGCTAGTGAACCCAATGTCACCGGTTCTTTGGAAAATGATGCTAAGTCAGCAAATGAGGTTAAGGTCACCAGTTCCTTAGAAATGGATGAGGCAACTCCTGTGGAAAACAAATCTCCAAAAGAATTGGAAAAACAAGAGAAGACTGTACATCCTGGCAATGATGATGAAAAGGCAACAGTTTCTATGAGCACTACCACAGAAAAGCAGGATGTCAGTCAGCACCTGGCGAGCAACAAGGCAGATAGTTCTTCAGAGAGTTCTGAGAAACAGcaagaaaatgatgataagCAAAGTTCACGTGAGATAGAGAATGTGCTCAAAGTTGATCCCAAGGGGCAGGCAACAGCACAAGAAG
It contains:
- the LOC100796838 gene encoding protein NETWORKED 2D encodes the protein MLQRAASNAYSWWWVSHIRTKQSKWMEQNLQDMEEKVQTVLKLLEEEGDSFAKRAEMYYKRRPELISFVEESFKAYRALAERYDHISTELQNANNTIASVFPDRVPFMDEDEDDGSPRPSRKKAEGFKTNIPKPPVKDLKSVITTAAATRRLHSKKPAATATSAAPKVPKSGLSRKAALEEVDKLQKQILALQTVKEFVKNSYDNSVAKYWETDEQIKELQERVSILQDELGEGVDIEDDEARRLMAEAALKSCQEALTQLQEKQEKSLDETRIESKRVKDVNSMLGSLMEEFHYDQNNSEKPRVQRDLKEIAETKDLEENARLTQKKQELQLLKENIKEHFETSSNSSLSVAEMAEQIDELVNKVIRLETAVSSQSVMVKRLTTDTDELHEQIRTLENDKESLIKDKNKLNDQLRKLEEKMHGVQDLNQTIEDQNSNLQTQFNEALSNLDHLSEKVQNVQPGEEAKTTDLSHTQKDSSTQAELKIKSEGQVPLNQDNMLLNDKEITNGLVEDDATDKELKVAGTVEDDATSDNKPEVTGSPSASEPNVTGSLENDAKSANEVKVTSSLEMDEATPVENKSPKELEKQEKTVHPGNDDEKATVSMSTTTEKQDVSQHLASNKADSSSESSEKQQENDDKQSSREIENVLKVDPKGQATAQEDEPDWRQLFTSGMQDREQVLLTEYTNTLRNYKEVKKRLTEIEKKNQDNNSDSSLQLNELKTSNAMKDEEIRLLRQKLGLQQRSMEGNEDFTEELLQIELPESTSLIEEKFRSNMDEILEENLTFWLKFSAYYSEIQKFETTIKDLLTELSKLEEREKSSEGSSSIKYSIKSDSRPIYKHLTEIQSEITVWMEKGALLKEELQSRFSSLCDIQEEITTELKSSAEDDDFRFTSYQAAKFQGEILNMKQENNKVADELQTGLDGVTSLQLEIEKALVKLNDKFGFSASKRQQNGQLRQSETRAKVPLRSFIFGAKPKKQSIFSCMTPGMHRKYR